In the genome of cyanobacterium endosymbiont of Braarudosphaera bigelowii, one region contains:
- a CDS encoding DEAD/DEAH box helicase: protein MKQFSDSLQLNIKNLFPFRLDKFQQDSITALNKGKSVVICAPTGSGKTLIGEYAIYRALNLKQRVFYTTPLKALSNQKFRDFREKFATKNGKINESMVGLITGDTVLNPSASIVIMTTEIFRNMLYETPIGEVGTSLENVATVVLDECHYISNRGRGTVWEESIIYCPPNIQLVALSATIGNPQELTEWINQVRTSFSNTNSEKSLISLCKLINSDFRPVPLRFYFSQRNGLFPLLNSEKSTLNPLLKYQVSKDKQKRAKRGDCPDPLTVVKQLYLRKLLPSIYIIFSRRECDKAVQALHSLMLVSPEEAHTLQYNLLIFFLADSPNLQKSLLKIIALENLTLYKGLKDFLKTFSAHSLLFSYLANNNDSKIYLFQVLADLCNLVRADQLEPLTRGIAAHHAGILPAWKELIEQLFEAGLVKVVFATATLSAGINMPARTTVISTLSRRIDTGHSMLTSSEFLQIAGRAGRRGMDKVGHVVVVQTIFEGPAEAAYLATSQSESLESCFTPSYGMVLNLLQKHTIQETKDLLEKSFAEYLAKLKLRPEQQEIIYLNTELKKLDIQLRDVKEKDILKYETINTCLKEEKRLLKILHYQNKKKRKKEISTQIKKLSPGDLLYLKNQKLKLPTSCLATVVTLVSLDQNINLLCLGNDNYWYLVKQEDIASICNLSLPTFLIDKLKLPDIEQLSFGRGPKGDCTCLEVHQAMKKYKLHSIIPQEISNQQNKINDIEKSLKSVFSINRKNTAQLFKSYYERLELKEKLYSKQIKFQKLQSNRSYYWQEFLNLIEVLRDLGALENYTPTVLGQATATLRGENELWLGIVFMSGILDNLHSHHLAGLVSAMITETLRPDTWTNYLPSPEVLSILSSSEDNTININKIYDLLNKVQKRYQITIPIYLELKLIGLVEGWALGEDWQDLCKNTSLDEGDLVRLLRRTIDLLSQIPHTPGLSISLIQNAEKAVIQLKRFPV from the coding sequence GTGAAACAATTTTCAGATTCTCTTCAACTAAATATTAAAAACCTATTTCCGTTTCGGTTAGATAAATTTCAACAAGATTCTATTACTGCTTTAAATAAAGGAAAATCTGTCGTCATATGTGCTCCTACTGGTTCAGGTAAGACACTCATTGGCGAATATGCTATTTATCGTGCATTAAATCTTAAGCAAAGAGTTTTCTACACCACACCTCTCAAAGCTCTTTCTAATCAAAAATTCCGAGATTTTCGAGAAAAATTTGCTACCAAAAATGGAAAAATCAATGAAAGTATGGTGGGGTTAATTACAGGAGATACTGTACTAAATCCAAGTGCTTCTATTGTCATAATGACTACTGAAATATTCCGTAATATGCTTTATGAAACTCCTATAGGAGAGGTAGGAACATCGTTGGAAAATGTTGCTACAGTAGTTTTAGATGAGTGTCATTATATTAGTAATCGTGGTCGTGGAACAGTTTGGGAAGAATCTATTATTTATTGTCCACCAAATATCCAATTAGTTGCTCTTTCTGCAACTATTGGTAATCCTCAAGAATTGACTGAATGGATTAATCAAGTACGAACATCTTTTTCTAATACAAATTCTGAAAAAAGTTTAATTAGCTTATGTAAACTAATTAACTCAGATTTTCGACCAGTACCTCTACGATTTTATTTTAGCCAACGGAATGGCTTGTTTCCTCTTTTAAATTCTGAGAAGTCTACTTTAAATCCACTTTTAAAATATCAAGTCTCAAAAGATAAACAAAAACGTGCTAAAAGGGGAGATTGTCCTGATCCCTTAACAGTTGTTAAACAGCTTTACCTAAGAAAGCTATTACCATCCATCTATATTATTTTTAGTCGTCGTGAATGTGATAAAGCTGTGCAAGCATTGCATAGTCTTATGCTTGTCTCTCCTGAAGAAGCCCATACATTGCAATATAACTTACTTATCTTTTTTTTGGCAGATAGTCCAAATCTACAAAAAAGTCTTTTAAAAATTATAGCCTTAGAAAATTTAACACTATATAAAGGATTAAAAGATTTTTTAAAAACTTTTTCAGCCCACTCTTTGTTATTTTCTTATCTAGCTAATAATAATGACTCTAAAATTTACTTATTTCAAGTACTTGCTGACTTATGTAATTTAGTTAGAGCAGATCAGCTTGAACCCTTAACAAGAGGCATTGCAGCTCATCATGCTGGTATTTTACCAGCATGGAAAGAATTAATAGAACAACTTTTTGAGGCAGGACTAGTTAAAGTAGTATTTGCTACAGCCACTTTATCAGCAGGAATTAATATGCCTGCGAGAACGACAGTGATCTCTACTTTATCAAGACGTATAGATACTGGCCATAGCATGTTGACTTCCTCTGAATTTTTGCAGATTGCTGGTCGGGCAGGTCGTCGAGGAATGGACAAAGTAGGACATGTAGTAGTTGTTCAGACAATTTTTGAAGGACCAGCAGAAGCTGCTTATCTTGCTACCTCACAATCTGAATCTCTTGAAAGTTGTTTTACACCTTCTTATGGTATGGTATTGAACTTATTGCAAAAGCATACAATTCAAGAAACAAAAGATCTTTTAGAAAAAAGTTTTGCTGAATATTTAGCTAAATTAAAATTAAGACCAGAACAACAGGAAATTATCTATTTAAATACAGAATTAAAAAAACTAGATATTCAGTTAAGAGATGTTAAAGAAAAAGATATCTTAAAGTATGAGACCATAAATACTTGTTTAAAAGAAGAAAAAAGACTTTTAAAGATCTTACATTATCAAAACAAGAAGAAACGGAAAAAAGAAATCTCTACCCAGATAAAAAAACTAAGTCCAGGAGATTTACTATATCTTAAGAATCAGAAACTAAAACTTCCAACTTCTTGTTTAGCTACTGTTGTTACTTTGGTTTCTTTAGATCAAAATATTAACTTACTTTGCTTAGGGAATGATAATTACTGGTATTTAGTTAAACAAGAAGATATTGCTAGTATTTGTAACCTTTCTTTACCTACTTTTTTAATAGATAAATTAAAACTTCCTGATATAGAACAACTCTCTTTTGGAAGGGGACCTAAAGGTGATTGTACCTGTCTTGAAGTGCATCAAGCAATGAAGAAATACAAGCTTCATAGTATCATTCCACAAGAGATAAGTAATCAACAAAACAAAATTAATGATATTGAAAAATCTTTAAAAAGTGTTTTTTCTATTAATAGAAAAAACACTGCACAATTATTTAAATCTTATTATGAAAGACTAGAATTGAAAGAAAAATTATATTCTAAACAAATTAAATTTCAAAAATTACAATCTAATCGTTCATATTACTGGCAAGAATTTCTTAATTTAATAGAAGTTTTACGCGATCTTGGCGCTTTGGAAAACTATACTCCTACAGTATTGGGGCAAGCTACTGCTACCCTTCGGGGAGAAAATGAGTTGTGGTTAGGAATAGTATTCATGTCAGGAATATTGGATAATTTACATTCTCATCATTTAGCAGGATTAGTTAGTGCAATGATTACAGAAACGTTACGTCCTGACACTTGGACAAATTATTTACCATCCCCAGAGGTACTAAGTATACTTAGCAGCTCTGAAGATAATACGATTAATATTAATAAAATTTATGATTTATTAAATAAAGTACAAAAACGTTATCAAATAACAATTCCTATTTACTTAGAGTTAAAACTAATAGGGTTAGTAGAGGGATGGGCTTTAGGAGAAGATTGGCAAGATTTATGTAAAAATACCAGCTTGGATGAAGGGGATTTAGTACGTTTGCTAAGACGCACAATTGATTTATTATCTCAAATACCTCATACACCAGGTCTCTCTATTTCTTTAATTCAAAATGCAGAGAAAGCAGTAATTCAATTAAAAAGATTTCCTGTATAA
- the uvrC gene encoding excinuclease ABC subunit UvrC, with the protein MQENKQLLLNNDALKNKLKEIPLEPGIYLMLDKQEDILYIGKSKRLRVRVRSYFQEGKYHTPRINLMLQQVNNIEFIVTDTEVEALALEANLVKQYQPHFNVLLKDDKKYPYVCITWSEEYPRVFITRKRRLGNKRDRYYGPYVDTHKLRKTLSLIKRVFPLRQKTRPLFKDRPCLNYDIGLCPGVCQKLITSNRYHKIVAKVAMIFQGCTEELVQRLDTQMKLYATQLKFEQAAQTRDRIEALKELSIDQKVVLPNDTISQDVIALASDDSYTCVQLFQIRGGRLIGRLGFFVDNIPGTSGSILQRVLEEHYWQVEPIEIPNEILVQYELPKIDIFTNWLKSKKGKKVTITVPKKQQKIEIINLVQRNATYELEKTQRDMQQNLFSLQNLTQILNLEEIPYRIEGYDISHIQGSNAVASQVVFINGIPAQQSYRHYRIQNTAIKLGHSDDFACLAEVISRRFHSYRNLAIEDLLKLEDYPNLILIDGGKGQLSTVVKVLKDMKLFPLLKVISLAKKHEEIFLPGNTDSLITDSEQPGLKLLRKIRDEAHRFAINYHRQRRIKQSLSSQLDNISGLGLRRQKELLLFFHSVDYIREASIEDLKKVPGIGYSLAKEIYKYFHPY; encoded by the coding sequence GTGCAAGAGAATAAACAATTGTTATTAAATAACGATGCCCTAAAAAATAAATTGAAAGAAATTCCACTGGAACCCGGCATTTATTTAATGCTAGATAAACAGGAAGATATCCTTTATATTGGTAAATCTAAACGTTTAAGGGTCAGGGTTCGTTCTTATTTTCAGGAAGGAAAGTATCATACTCCTCGCATTAATTTAATGTTGCAACAAGTTAACAACATTGAATTTATTGTTACTGATACAGAAGTAGAAGCATTAGCTTTAGAAGCTAACTTAGTTAAGCAATATCAACCACATTTTAATGTACTTCTAAAAGATGATAAAAAATATCCCTATGTTTGTATTACTTGGTCTGAAGAATATCCAAGAGTATTCATTACTCGTAAAAGGCGATTAGGAAATAAACGAGATCGCTATTACGGGCCATATGTAGATACTCATAAATTGCGAAAAACACTAAGTCTCATTAAGCGTGTCTTTCCTTTACGTCAAAAGACACGTCCATTATTTAAAGATAGACCTTGTTTAAACTACGATATTGGTCTTTGTCCTGGTGTTTGTCAGAAATTGATTACTTCGAATAGATATCATAAGATTGTTGCGAAAGTAGCAATGATATTTCAAGGTTGTACTGAAGAGTTGGTGCAAAGATTAGATACTCAAATGAAGCTATATGCTACACAGTTAAAATTTGAGCAGGCAGCACAAACAAGGGATCGAATTGAAGCCCTTAAAGAACTTAGTATAGATCAAAAAGTAGTTCTACCAAATGACACAATCTCACAAGATGTAATCGCTTTAGCCTCTGATGATAGTTATACTTGTGTGCAACTATTTCAAATTCGTGGAGGACGCTTAATAGGTCGCCTAGGATTTTTTGTTGATAACATTCCTGGCACATCAGGTAGCATATTACAAAGGGTTTTGGAAGAACACTATTGGCAAGTAGAACCAATAGAAATACCAAATGAAATTTTAGTACAATACGAACTTCCTAAGATAGATATTTTTACTAACTGGTTAAAAAGTAAGAAAGGTAAAAAAGTCACTATTACTGTTCCAAAAAAGCAACAAAAAATCGAAATTATCAATCTAGTTCAACGTAATGCAACATATGAACTAGAAAAAACACAAAGAGATATGCAGCAGAACTTATTCTCTTTGCAAAATTTAACTCAAATATTAAATTTGGAAGAAATTCCCTACAGAATAGAAGGTTATGATATTTCTCATATACAAGGATCTAACGCTGTTGCATCACAAGTTGTTTTTATTAATGGAATTCCAGCACAACAATCTTATCGTCATTACAGAATTCAAAATACTGCTATCAAGTTAGGTCATTCTGATGATTTTGCATGTCTTGCAGAAGTTATTAGTAGGAGATTTCATTCCTATCGTAATTTAGCAATAGAAGATTTATTGAAATTAGAAGATTACCCAAACTTAATTCTAATTGATGGTGGTAAAGGGCAACTTTCTACAGTAGTGAAAGTTTTAAAAGACATGAAACTTTTTCCTTTATTAAAAGTTATTAGCTTAGCAAAAAAACACGAAGAAATATTTCTGCCAGGAAATACTGACTCTTTAATAACTGATTCAGAACAGCCAGGTTTAAAGTTATTAAGAAAAATCAGAGATGAAGCACACCGTTTTGCTATTAACTATCATCGTCAACGACGTATTAAGCAAAGTCTTTCTTCTCAATTAGATAATATATCTGGTTTAGGACTTCGAAGGCAAAAAGAACTTCTTTTGTTTTTTCACTCCGTTGATTATATTAGAGAAGCTTCTATTGAGGATTTAAAAAAAGTTCCAGGGATAGGCTATTCTTTAGCGAAAGAGATTTATAAATATTTTCATCCTTATTAA
- a CDS encoding Mur ligase family protein: MYMLNNIQLALAIGIAKVVTFIVKFFKLGAASVLPGAISLRFYPKTLSELCKQVTEGIIVVIGTNGKTTTSLLLRTILENQGWRVTHNRTGANLLNGLVTALLENTTITGNLVTDFAILEVDENIISLLLKECKPKIIIGLNIFRDQLDRYGEVDSISLAWQKAISSLSPETTIILNADDPTLSHLGQQLFQQTFYFGLSEPEQYLEEIPHAADSIYCPSCGHILSYQGFYLSHLGDFHCPRCNFKKSQLALISKDWPQILVGIYNKYNTLAAGLAARKLGVQFPEICNTIKTFKPAFGRAEELIVDNKKVCILLSKNPVGMNETIKIVNNSKKEKHSSTTLLILNDRIPDGIDISWIWDVDTELLVRLGGNLIVSGDRTYDMALRLKYSQQSLTSQENTINLIVKENLNQAIKMALSLTTEAETLYIIPTYSAMLEVREIIVGRKIL; encoded by the coding sequence GTGTATATGTTAAATAATATTCAATTAGCTTTAGCAATAGGAATAGCTAAAGTCGTAACTTTTATTGTTAAATTTTTTAAATTAGGAGCTGCAAGTGTTCTACCTGGAGCAATCTCTCTTCGTTTTTATCCTAAAACTTTATCAGAATTGTGTAAACAAGTTACTGAAGGAATTATTGTAGTTATTGGGACAAACGGTAAAACGACAACGTCTCTTTTGTTGAGAACTATTTTAGAGAATCAGGGATGGAGGGTTACCCATAATAGGACTGGAGCTAACTTACTAAACGGTTTAGTTACAGCATTACTAGAAAATACTACAATAACAGGAAACTTAGTCACAGATTTTGCAATTTTAGAAGTAGACGAAAATATTATTTCTTTACTACTAAAAGAATGTAAGCCTAAGATAATTATTGGTTTAAATATATTTCGAGACCAATTAGATCGTTATGGAGAAGTTGATTCGATAAGCTTAGCTTGGCAGAAAGCGATTAGTTCTCTTTCACCTGAAACAACAATTATTTTAAACGCTGATGATCCAACTTTATCTCATTTAGGTCAACAATTATTTCAACAAACTTTTTATTTTGGTTTGTCAGAACCTGAGCAATATTTAGAAGAAATTCCCCATGCAGCAGATTCAATATATTGTCCAAGTTGTGGTCATATCTTAAGTTATCAAGGATTTTATCTTTCTCATTTAGGAGACTTTCATTGTCCTAGATGTAATTTTAAGAAAAGCCAACTAGCACTTATCAGTAAAGATTGGCCACAAATACTAGTTGGTATTTATAACAAATATAATACATTAGCTGCAGGATTAGCTGCTAGAAAACTTGGTGTTCAATTTCCTGAAATTTGCAATACTATTAAAACGTTTAAGCCAGCTTTTGGAAGAGCAGAAGAACTAATTGTTGATAACAAAAAGGTTTGTATTCTGCTATCAAAAAATCCTGTAGGTATGAATGAAACTATAAAAATAGTAAATAATTCAAAAAAGGAAAAGCATTCTTCAACAACTTTATTGATCCTAAATGATAGAATTCCTGATGGTATAGATATTTCTTGGATTTGGGATGTAGACACAGAACTTTTAGTAAGGTTAGGAGGCAATCTTATAGTAAGTGGTGACCGAACTTATGACATGGCTTTACGCTTGAAGTATAGTCAGCAAAGTTTAACAAGCCAAGAAAATACAATTAATCTAATTGTTAAAGAAAATTTAAACCAAGCTATAAAAATGGCTCTAAGTTTAACAACAGAAGCAGAAACTTTATATATAATTCCAACCTATTCCGCTATGTTAGAAGTTAGAGAAATAATAGTTGGGCGTAAGATTCTGTAA
- a CDS encoding ribonuclease J, whose product MNQINKESTLKIIPLGGLHEIGKNTCVLEYEDEIILIDAGIAFPTDEMHGVNIVLPDMTYLRDNRHKIKGMIATHGHEDHIGGIAYHLKQFDIPIIYGPKLAIALLRDKLDEAGVSGRTTLKTVEPREMTRISSSFLVEFIRNTHSIADSFTLAIHTPLGVIIHTGDFKVDYTPIDGEYFDFQKLAEHGEKGVLCLLSDSTNAELPGSTASERSVYPNLDRIISQAEGRLMITTFASSVHRVNIILQLAQKHKRKVVVVGRSMLNVIAHARTLGYITCPEDLFVSLKGARNIPDKQVLILTTGSQGEPLAALTRISRGDHRHIKVRQGDTIVFSANPIPGNTIAVVNTIDRLMMQGANVIYGRHHGIHVSGHGSQEDHKLMLALTRPKFFVPVHGEHRMLVKHAQTAYEMGISSENIIIVKNGDVIELSSNNISLAGKVPSGIELVDQAGVVHENVLQDRQQLAKDGVITVAASINQDRELTELPQVDLRGVVTKVEKPVLRQVIIRAIENIVKNRWEEFVSDEDKNTINWSWLKEEVENTLQRLIKRELRSEPLVIFILQIPDVSSSSKSKTNQKVYRRRRSTASVAS is encoded by the coding sequence ATGAACCAAATCAATAAAGAGTCTACATTAAAAATTATTCCTTTAGGAGGTCTTCATGAAATTGGTAAGAATACCTGTGTCTTAGAATACGAAGACGAAATTATTTTAATCGATGCAGGTATTGCTTTTCCAACTGATGAGATGCATGGGGTAAATATTGTTCTTCCTGACATGACCTATCTCAGAGACAATCGTCACAAAATTAAAGGTATGATAGCCACCCATGGCCATGAAGATCATATAGGTGGAATTGCTTATCATTTAAAGCAATTTGATATCCCTATTATTTATGGCCCAAAACTCGCTATCGCATTATTAAGGGATAAGTTAGACGAAGCAGGAGTAAGTGGTCGCACTACTTTAAAGACAGTTGAACCAAGAGAAATGACAAGGATTAGTTCATCTTTTTTAGTAGAATTTATTCGTAATACTCATTCAATAGCTGATAGTTTTACTCTAGCTATTCATACTCCTTTAGGCGTTATTATCCATACTGGAGATTTTAAGGTTGATTACACTCCTATTGATGGTGAATATTTTGATTTTCAGAAACTTGCTGAGCATGGAGAGAAAGGAGTACTTTGTTTATTAAGCGACTCTACTAACGCTGAACTCCCTGGTAGTACTGCTTCAGAAAGATCTGTTTATCCAAACTTAGATCGCATAATATCTCAAGCTGAAGGACGCTTGATGATAACTACTTTTGCTTCCTCAGTTCATCGAGTTAATATAATTTTACAACTTGCTCAAAAGCATAAACGTAAAGTAGTTGTTGTAGGACGCTCTATGTTGAATGTTATTGCTCATGCAAGAACACTAGGTTATATAACATGTCCAGAAGATTTATTTGTTTCACTTAAAGGAGCACGTAATATACCGGACAAACAAGTTCTTATTTTAACAACTGGTTCACAAGGTGAACCACTAGCTGCTTTAACGCGTATTTCTCGAGGAGATCATCGTCATATAAAGGTACGTCAAGGAGATACTATAGTTTTCTCAGCTAATCCGATACCAGGAAATACTATTGCTGTTGTTAATACCATTGATCGTTTAATGATGCAGGGAGCGAACGTCATCTATGGTCGCCACCATGGTATACATGTTTCTGGTCATGGTTCTCAAGAAGATCATAAACTAATGTTAGCTTTAACTCGCCCTAAGTTTTTTGTCCCAGTCCACGGGGAACACCGAATGTTAGTAAAACATGCGCAAACTGCTTATGAAATGGGGATTAGCTCTGAAAATATTATTATAGTCAAAAATGGGGATGTAATAGAGTTATCTAGTAATAATATTAGTCTTGCTGGGAAAGTTCCTTCTGGTATTGAATTGGTTGATCAAGCAGGTGTAGTACATGAAAATGTACTACAAGATCGTCAACAACTTGCTAAAGACGGAGTAATAACGGTAGCAGCATCTATTAACCAAGATAGAGAATTAACGGAACTTCCGCAGGTCGATCTTCGTGGTGTAGTAACTAAAGTAGAAAAGCCTGTATTGCGACAAGTTATCATACGAGCAATTGAAAATATTGTAAAAAATCGTTGGGAGGAGTTTGTTTCAGATGAAGATAAAAATACAATTAATTGGTCTTGGTTAAAAGAAGAAGTTGAAAATACCTTACAGAGACTTATAAAAAGAGAATTACGAAGCGAACCACTAGTAATATTTATTTTACAAATTCCAGATGTATCTTCTTCTTCAAAGTCTAAGACTAATCAAAAAGTTTATCGTCGACGCCGATCAACAGCTTCTGTAGCATCTTAG
- the dapA gene encoding 4-hydroxy-tetrahydrodipicolinate synthase, with the protein MSDLSFGKVITAMVTPFDKEGNVNYPVVEQLATYLVDNGSDSLVVCGTTGESPTLSWPEKSKLFQVVKKTVGNRAKVIAGTGANSTVHAIEMTQEISKMGLDGSLQVVPYYNKPPQEGLYQHFKKIAQSVNDLPIILYNVPGRTGQNLLSETIAKLAEIENIIGIKEASSNLEQVYAIRSMTDPSFLIYAGDDCSTLPFLTVGGIGVISVASHLVGLEIQKMIQAFNKNEETRASEINLKLFPLFKVLFCTTNPIPIKAALNLQGWLVGGVRLPLVGISKALNEEIRLVLEELMLVKSK; encoded by the coding sequence ATGAGTGATCTAAGTTTTGGCAAAGTAATTACCGCTATGGTAACTCCATTTGATAAAGAAGGAAATGTTAACTATCCTGTTGTGGAACAATTAGCTACTTACCTAGTTGACAATGGCAGTGATAGTCTAGTCGTCTGTGGTACTACTGGAGAGTCCCCGACCTTAAGCTGGCCAGAGAAGTCTAAATTATTTCAAGTAGTTAAAAAGACTGTGGGGAATAGAGCAAAGGTTATTGCTGGAACAGGTGCAAATTCCACGGTCCATGCTATTGAGATGACTCAAGAAATTTCTAAAATGGGATTGGATGGATCCTTACAAGTGGTTCCTTACTACAATAAACCTCCACAAGAAGGATTGTATCAACATTTTAAAAAGATTGCTCAGTCTGTCAATGATCTTCCCATCATCTTATACAATGTACCTGGGCGTACTGGTCAAAACTTATTATCAGAAACTATTGCTAAACTAGCAGAAATTGAAAATATTATTGGTATTAAAGAAGCTTCTAGTAATTTAGAGCAGGTCTATGCAATACGTTCAATGACCGATCCTTCTTTTCTCATTTATGCAGGAGATGATTGTTCAACTCTGCCTTTTCTTACAGTTGGGGGTATAGGTGTTATTAGTGTTGCTAGTCATTTAGTTGGATTGGAAATTCAGAAAATGATACAAGCATTTAATAAAAACGAAGAAACTCGAGCAAGTGAAATAAATTTAAAACTTTTTCCATTATTTAAAGTTTTATTTTGTACAACTAATCCGATTCCAATTAAAGCGGCATTAAATTTGCAGGGATGGTTGGTGGGAGGGGTTAGACTTCCTCTAGTAGGTATATCAAAAGCATTAAATGAAGAAATTAGACTAGTTCTAGAAGAGTTAATGTTAGTTAAAAGTAAATAA
- a CDS encoding aspartate-semialdehyde dehydrogenase produces the protein MSKPVNIAILGATGAVGTELLKLLESRNFPLNSLKLLASPRSAGSKLTFKGETLEVKEVKANSFSNIDLVLASAGSSVSKVWAKTITNAGAVMIDNSSAFRLDPDVPLIIPEINPKSLIGHNKIIANPNCTTILMAMVIYPLHKIKPIKRIVVSTYQSVSGAGTQAMEEMKQQFKNIFNDKKPEAKILPYPLAFNLFLHDSKMTDTGYCEEEMKMVNETRKIFNEPDLKVTATCVRVPVLRAHSESINLEFDEPFPINKAREAILQTSGIQLCENWQKNHFPMPVDASNHDDVLVGRIRQDISHPCGLELWICGDQILKGAALNAVQIAELLINKNY, from the coding sequence TTGTCCAAGCCAGTCAATATTGCCATACTAGGGGCGACAGGAGCCGTTGGCACTGAGTTGTTAAAACTTTTAGAAAGTCGAAATTTTCCTTTAAATAGCCTTAAGCTTTTAGCTTCTCCTCGTTCTGCAGGAAGTAAATTAACCTTTAAGGGTGAGACATTGGAAGTAAAAGAAGTTAAGGCAAATTCTTTTAGCAATATTGATTTAGTATTGGCCTCCGCTGGAAGCTCTGTGTCTAAAGTCTGGGCAAAAACCATTACAAACGCAGGAGCTGTGATGATAGACAACTCTAGTGCTTTTCGATTAGACCCTGACGTTCCTTTAATAATACCAGAAATTAATCCTAAATCTTTAATCGGTCATAATAAGATTATTGCCAATCCTAACTGTACAACTATTCTTATGGCTATGGTTATCTATCCACTGCATAAAATTAAACCTATTAAAAGAATAGTTGTATCTACTTACCAGTCCGTTAGTGGAGCTGGAACACAGGCAATGGAAGAAATGAAACAACAATTTAAAAATATTTTTAATGATAAGAAGCCTGAAGCAAAAATTCTACCTTATCCACTAGCTTTCAATCTTTTTCTTCATGACTCTAAGATGACTGATACAGGATATTGCGAAGAAGAGATGAAGATGGTCAATGAAACCCGTAAAATTTTTAATGAACCAGATTTAAAAGTGACGGCAACCTGTGTTAGAGTCCCTGTATTACGAGCCCATTCTGAATCTATTAACCTAGAGTTTGATGAGCCATTCCCCATAAACAAAGCAAGAGAAGCTATTCTCCAAACTTCAGGAATTCAGTTATGTGAAAATTGGCAAAAAAATCATTTTCCTATGCCAGTTGATGCCTCCAATCATGATGATGTATTAGTTGGAAGAATTCGTCAAGATATTTCCCACCCTTGTGGTTTAGAATTATGGATTTGTGGTGATCAAATTCTTAAAGGGGCGGCATTAAATGCAGTTCAGATAGCTGAACTATTAATTAATAAAAATTATTGA
- the efp gene encoding elongation factor P: protein MISSNDFRSGVTIELDGSVWRVIEFLHVKPGKGSAFVRTKLKNAQTGNVVEKTFRAGESVPQANLEKRTMQHTYKDSGQYVFMDMETFEEVQLSLKQMGTTVNYVKEEMEADILFWNEKVLEVQLPTSVVLEVTETDPGMKGDTATGGTKPAIVETGAQIMVPLFISIGEKIKVDTRDGSYLGRET, encoded by the coding sequence ATGATTTCTAGTAATGATTTTCGGAGCGGTGTCACTATTGAGTTAGATGGTTCAGTGTGGCGCGTCATTGAGTTTCTACATGTTAAGCCTGGTAAAGGCTCAGCTTTCGTTCGAACCAAACTAAAAAATGCTCAAACGGGAAATGTGGTGGAAAAAACCTTCCGTGCAGGAGAAAGTGTTCCCCAAGCTAATCTCGAAAAACGTACCATGCAGCATACCTATAAAGACTCAGGACAATATGTTTTTATGGATATGGAAACTTTTGAAGAAGTCCAGTTAAGTCTCAAACAAATGGGGACAACTGTAAACTACGTTAAAGAAGAAATGGAAGCTGATATTCTTTTCTGGAATGAAAAAGTATTAGAAGTTCAACTACCTACTTCTGTTGTTTTGGAAGTTACAGAGACTGACCCCGGTATGAAAGGAGATACTGCCACAGGTGGTACGAAACCTGCAATTGTAGAGACTGGAGCACAAATAATGGTTCCCTTATTTATCTCTATTGGAGAGAAGATTAAAGTCGATACTCGTGATGGTTCCTACCTAGGACGAGAAACTTAA
- the accB gene encoding acetyl-CoA carboxylase biotin carboxyl carrier protein codes for MSINFKELRELLGAIAQTDISEVILKTEAFELKVRRELKTVTSTIPISSEVINTNTSITSTDSVQTTPTTSSNYDNWIPITSPMVGIFYSASAPEEPPFVEVGDHVSKTQTVCIIEAMKLMNEIEVEMAGEIMEIMVKNGEPVEYGQTLIWVNPK; via the coding sequence GTGTCAATTAATTTTAAAGAGCTTCGTGAACTGTTAGGGGCAATAGCCCAAACCGATATTTCTGAGGTCATCTTAAAAACAGAGGCTTTTGAATTAAAAGTACGTAGAGAATTAAAAACAGTAACTTCTACTATACCAATATCATCAGAAGTAATTAATACAAATACTTCTATAACTTCAACAGATTCTGTTCAAACAACTCCGACAACTTCATCCAATTATGATAACTGGATACCAATCACCTCTCCTATGGTTGGTATATTTTATAGTGCTTCAGCTCCAGAAGAACCTCCATTTGTTGAGGTTGGAGATCATGTTAGCAAAACTCAAACAGTTTGTATAATTGAAGCAATGAAACTGATGAATGAAATTGAGGTAGAAATGGCAGGAGAAATTATGGAAATTATGGTAAAAAATGGTGAACCTGTAGAATATGGGCAAACCTTAATATGGGTAAATCCTAAGTAA